Proteins encoded by one window of Culicoides brevitarsis isolate CSIRO-B50_1 chromosome 2, AGI_CSIRO_Cbre_v1, whole genome shotgun sequence:
- the LOC134831593 gene encoding protein LZIC-like produces the protein MTTANGKLIENLEMQLKRLVTELKDLDECRDELTPDEFDTIKEDLIEQFKEFQETLDRLQKGDTTLESKVSQMRNEIKNAIRTAFNTTEMIKMFVEQDSHELLNQLLSLEEEYKLKRIKLEDMEEKKTKILKRLQKQGYALSENDTKFLKEKSQIYLQSIDDADAEN, from the exons ATGACTACAGCTAAcggaaaattgattgaaaatctgGAAATGCAATTGAAACGTCTCGTAACGGAATTAAAGGACCTCGACGAATgcag agacGAATTAACTCCCGATGAATTCGATACAATCAAAGAAGACCTCATTGAACAGTTCAAAGAGTTCCAAGAAACCCTAGATCGACTTCAAAAAGGCGACACAACACTCGAATCCAAAGTATCTCAAAtgcgaaatgaaataaaaaatgcgataAGGACGGCTTTTAACACGACCGAGATGATCAAAATGTTTGTGGAACAAGATTCGCACGAGCTACTTAACCAATTATTGAGTCTCGAGGAGGAATACAAGCTGAAACGCATCAAACTTGAAGACATGGAGGAGAAAAAGACTAAAATTCTGAAGAGACTGCAGAAACAGGGATATGCGTTGTCTGAAAATGATaccaaatttttgaaggaaaagaGCCAAATTTACTTGCAGAGCATTGACGATGCGGATGcagagaattaa
- the LOC134830512 gene encoding NADH dehydrogenase [ubiquinone] 1 alpha subcomplex subunit 8: protein MVITSDVTLPEEHELNHPELPLSSPALKAASFHMGKYCENQSNEFLLCRNELGDPRKCLDEGKALTNCAFEFLRKLKKTCKGEFEQYTHCLDQSSQDQNFRYCRKTQSVYDKCVLDKLQIERPEYGYFCRVKVHDTARPKPPVKEKAHYPDAVQSLPKDYPTPDPKHGSRFHWLH from the exons ATGGTCATTACGAGTGACGTGACTTTGCCCGAGGAGCATGAGCTCAACCATCCCGAACTCCCACTTTCGTCTCCTGCCCTCAAAGCAGCGAGCTTTCATATGGGCAAATACTGTGAAAATCAGAGCAAT GAATTCTTGCTGTGCCGAAATGAGTTGGGAGACCCGAGAAAATGTCTGGATGAAGGAAAAGCGTTAACTAATTGCGCATTTGAGTTCCTTCGGAAGCTGAAGAAAACCTGCAAGGGTGAATTCGAGCAATACACTCATTGTTTGGATCAAAGCAGTCAAGACCAAAACTTTAGATa ctgCCGCAAAACCCAAAGCGTCTACGATAAATGTGTCCTCGATAAATTGCAAATTGAACGTCCCGAGTACGGCTACTTCTGTCGCGTCAAAGTTCATGACACAGCTCGCCCCAAACCGCCAGTGAAGGAGAAGGCTCACTACCCAGATGCCGTGCAATCGTTGCCGAAAGATTACCCGACACCAGATCCCAAACACGGCTCACGTTTCCACTGGCTTCACTAA